The Sporosarcina sp. Marseille-Q4943 genome includes the window ACATCTTTGCTGACCGATTTCCTCTTAACGGCTTTCTTCTTTTCCTTCTCTTCTTCAACGGGGTTTAACGCTTGTTGAATTCGTTCTTCCAATTGCTTTACATTGAGCTGCTCATCAATCGCCTCTTGGAATAGCTTATGCTGCAATTCAGCATCCTTCACGGAAATTAAAGCCCTCGCATGTCTTTCGGATATTTCCTTCGTAAGGATACTGTTCTTGATTTCATCCGGAAGTTTCAACAAACGCAACTTATTGGCAACGGTCGATTGCCCTTTCCCAAGCCTTTGCGCTAGGGCTTCTTGGGTTAAACCATGTAACTCCAATAACTTTTCATAAGCGTATGCTTCCTCGATTGCCGTTAATTCTTCACGCTGCAAGTTTTCAATCAATGCTATGGACGCTGTTTCTTTATCGTCGAGATCACGAATAATGGCTGGGACTTCTTCCCAACCTAGTTTTTTCATTGCACGAAATCTTCGTTCACCTGCAATGATTTCATATCCATCGTCACTTTTTCTAATGACAATCGGTTGAATCACTCCATGTGTATGAATTGTGCGCGCAAGCTCTTCAATTTTCTCTTCAGAAAAAATGGTTCGAGGTTGATATTTATTCGGTTTAATTAAATCAATCTTTACTTGATCGACTTTCTCTTGTGGAGTTTTATCTATGTTCTGTAAATCAGGTTCTTTTTCTCCACTACCAAAAAACCGTGAAAACGTGTTTTTCATCGCCGGCACCCACCTTTACAAAACTGCTCATCATTAATAGCTATTTCGTCATATCTATTATATATCCTCTTTATTACTTATTAAAGAGTAGATTCAATGAGATTACAATACTATAATTTGATTTTCGCTTCAGTCGGACGCTTTCCGCGGTAGTAGTGTTACAACCTGCTCGTAACGCTTCGCTTTTACTCTCAAACGCCTTTCTTCGTAAAGGCGTTCGCTGGAGTCGCCGACTTCCACTTCAATCAACGGAGTCTGCCAATAAAAATCCTTGTAATGAAAAGATAATATAAAGATAGGCGCTATGGTTTTTTTACAGCGCCTGTTCTTCATTTTTATTTGGATAAGAATTCACTGACAAGTAGGAAATGTTTCACGTGAAACATTTATTTGATTGGCGTTTTATTCGGGATGCCTGGCTTTCGAGGGTATTTCTTAGGTGTTTTTTTGATTTTGTTCAAGATGAATATGTTTCTTTCACTTTCCTCCATTGGCAAATCGAAAGAAAACTTCTCAACGAGTTCCGCTCCTAGCACGTGGATTGCTTTTTTGGCATCTTGTAATTCTTCTTCCGCAGCTGCACCTTTCATGGAAATGAAAATTCCGCCCTCTTTCACAAGGGGTAGACATAGTTCTGAAAGGACAGATAAACGGGCAACTGCACGGGCCGTGACGATATCAAATTGTTCACGGTATTTCGGGTCTTGTCCGAAATCTTCGGCTCTTGAATGGATAAACCTTACGTTATCCAGTTCGAGTTCCTTAGCAAGTTCAGTCAAAAATGTGATTCTCTTGTTTAATGAATCTACAATTGTTACGGCTAAATCCGGGAAGCAGATTTTTAAAGGAATACTCGGAAATCCTGCTCCTGCTCCGACATCGCAAATGGATTTACTTCCGGTCAAATCTGTGTAGAATGCGGCGGTAATGGAATCGTAAAAATGTTTTAGATAAACAGATGGTGCATCCGTTATCGCTGTTAAATTCATTTTTTCATTCCATTCAACTAGCATTTGGAAGTATTTGTTAAATTGGTTGAGCTGATGATCGGAGAGGCTTATCCCCTGCTCTTTCAGCGCCTCTATGAATTGTTCTTCGTTCACTCGGATCCTCCTTCTAAAAAAAGACTGATGCGGACTTATCCCACATCAGTCACATGATGTTAACCAGTAATTTTCGCGATTTTCCCTTGTTCAATGTAAACAAGTAGAATGGAGATGTCTGCCGGGTTCACACCTGAAATCCTTGATGCTTGCGCAATGGATAACGGTCTGACAGCGGACAGATTTGCTTTCGCCTCTTTGGCGATTCCCGAAATGGCATTGTAATCAATGTTCTCAGGAATTCTTTTATTCTCCATCTTCTTCATGCGTTCCACTTGTTGCATTGATTTTTCGATGTAGCCTTCATATTTGATGAAGATTTCCACTTGCTCCGCCACTTCTAGGGATTTCTCTTCCTCAGGTGGCGCGACAGTGATAATTTGTTCGTATTTCATCTCAGGTCGTTTTAATAGATCCGCCGCTTTCATCGGTTCGCGCAGCTCTGTACCGCCTGATTCACGGATAATTTCTTGGACTGCTTCACTTGGTTTGATCGTCACTTTTCGAAGTCTATCGATTTCCTCTTCAATTTGTTGTTTTTTGAGGAGGAATTTCTCGTGGCGCTCTTCACTGATCATTCCAAGTTTGTATCCGATTTCCGTCAAACGTAAATCGGCATTGTCATGACGCAGCAAGAGACGGTATTCCGCTCTGGATGTTAGGAGACGATATGGTTCGCTCGTTCCTTTCGTTACAAGGTCGTCGATCAGAACGCCGATATAAGCGTCCGATCTTCCAAGGATTACTTCTTCCTTTCCGAGCACTTTGCTCGCTGCATTAATGCCCGCCATAATTCCTTGAGCAGCCGCTTCTTCATAGCCTGATGTTCCGTTGATTTGCCCGGCAGTGTATAGATTTTTAATTTTTTTCGTTTCAAGTGTCGGCCAAAGTTGTGTTGCAATAATTGCATCATACTCGATGGCATATCCGGCCCGCATCATTTCCGCTTTCTCCAATCCTGGCACGCTTTCGATTAGTCTGCGTTGAACGTGTTCAGGCAAGCTAGTTGAAAGTCCTTGGACGTAATACTCTTTTGTATTTCGGCCTTCCGGCTCCAAGAAGATTTGATGGCGCGATTTGTCTGCAAAACGGACGATTTTGTCTTCAATTGAAGGGCAATAGCTTGGCCCTTTCCCTTTGATCATACCTGAATACATTGGGGATAGATGAAGATTTTCGTTAATGATTTCATGCGTTTGCGGCGTTGTGTATGTCAACCAGCAAGGCAATTGGTCCATGATGAATTGTGTTGTTTCGTAACTGAAAGCACGTGGTACGTCATCACCCGGTTGAATTTCCGTTTTGCTGTAATCGATCGTGTTACCGTTAATTCGCGGCGGTGTGCCGGTTTTGAAACGTACTGTTTCCAATCCGAGTTCCTGCAGATTTTCGGCAAGCTTGATCGCCGGCATTTGGTTGTTCGGACCGCTTGAATATTTCAAGTCGCCGATGATGACTTCCCCACGAAGGAAAGTCCCTGTCGTAATGATGACCGTTTTCGCGCGGTAAATTGCACCGATTTGCGTAACGAGCCCTTTTACTTCGCCATCTTCGACGATTAGTTCTTCAACGACTCCTTGATGAAGCGTCAAGTTTTCCTGTTCTTCAAGGACGCGTTTCATTTCTTGTTGGTAGAGGACTTTATCCGCTTGCGCACGTAGTGCACGGACAGCTGGCCCTTTCCCTGTATTCAACATCCGCATTTGGATATGTGTTTTATCAATTACTTTCCCCATCGCTCCGCCTAGCGCGTCAATTTCCCGGACGACAATCCCTTTAGCGGGACCTCCAAGTGACGGATTGCATGGCATGAAAGCGATCATGTCAAGATTCATTGTTAGCACCAATGTCGATGCACCCATCTTCGCGGAAGCCAATGCCGCTTCAACGCCGGCATGACCTGCTCCGATGACTATACAATCGAACGTGCCTGCTTCAAATTGTGGCATGTTCGTTCATCCTTCCTAATATATAAATTTTCCGTGTCTATAAATAAAACATACAAAAGAAAATCATATTTTTAACATGCAAAACTGCTTTTCGTTCCGGTACTCGCTTTCCGCGGGCATGGCTTGAGCCAATCGAACAGCGTAGGGTTCGATTTGCCGTATTTCTGCGCTTTTTGCAGAAATTAAGGCATCTTTCTTACCATTCCTGCTCGCAACGCTAACGCTTTTGCTCGCAAAAGCCGTCCTTCGTTACGGCTTTCGCAGGAGTCTCGCACCTGCACTACAAGCAACATGAGCTGCCAAAAGTATGTTCAAAAAAAATCGTTCACTAACTGGTCTATACATATTATTTACCTAAACAAAACTGGGAGAACAACTGGTTGATGAGGCTGTCTTGGACAGTGTCGCCTACGATTTCGCCTAGGAGCTCCCACGTCCGCGTGACATCGATTTGAATCATATCGACGGGCACGCCTGCCTCTGCAGCGGACAAGGCATCCTGGATGGTTTTATGAGCCTTGTGGAGCAATGCAATATGTCTCGCATTGGATACGTACGTCAGATCGCCCGCCTCGAGCGTTCCTTCGAAGAAAAGCTTGGCGATTGCTTCTTCCAACTCATCAATGCCTTCTTCCTTCAGGATGGAAGTCGTGACGATCGCACCAGTGCCAGCCAGTTCTCTCACTTGCTGCATATCGATCTTCTGTGGCAGGTCAGTTTTGTTGATGACGACAATGAGATCCATTCCCTCAGTTGCTTCGAAAAGCCGTATATCCTCTTCCGTTAGTGGCTCGGAACTATTCAGGACAAGCAAAATAAGATCTGCTTCCTTCAGGACTTGACGGGATCTTTCAACCCCGATCCGCTCGACGATATCCTCCGTCTCCCGGATGCCGGCCGTGTCTACGAGACGCAACGGCACTCCTCTGACGTTTACGTATTCCTCTATAATATCACGGGTCGTTCCTGCAATATCGGTGACAATTGCTTTATTCTCCTGAACGAGGCTGTTCAACAAAGAAGATTTACCGACATTCGGCCTTCCGACGATGACCGTCGATAATCCTTCACGAAGGATTTTCCCTTGGGATGAAGTGCGAAGAAGTTTCTCAATCTCTTCTTTCACCCACGTCCCTTTTTCGATCATGAGTGGAATGGTCACTTCTTCGACGTCGTCATATTCCGGATAATCGATATTCACTTCGACTTGCGCCAATGTTTCAAGAAGCGCTTGCCGCAGTTCGCCGATCAGCCTGGAAAGCTTTCCTTCCATCTGATTCAAGGCGACATTCATCGCCCGATCCGTTTTTGCACGGATCAGGTCCATGACTGCTTCGGCCTGTGATAAATCAATGCGTCCATTCAAAAATGCACGCTTGGAAAACTCGCCCGGTTCTGCAAGGCGAGCCCCTTCTTTCAACACAAGGTTGAGGACGCGGTTTACCGCCACCACGCCGCCGTGGCAATTCACTTCGACGACGTCTTCTCGGGTGAACGTCTTCGGAGCCTTCATGATGGATACCATGACTTCCTCGACGATTTCATCCGTGGACGGATCTGTTAAATGCCCATAATGGATTGTATGTGATTGTTCATCCGCAAGTTTTTTCCCTGACGGAGAACGGAATATTTTATCTGCAATGCCGATAGCCTCATCTCCACTAAGCCGGACGATGGCGATAGCCCCTTCCCCCATTGGAGTCGATATGGCAGCTATTGTATCAAAATGCACACTCTTCACCTTCCTAACTCGGTTACCCACATGTGGATAACCTGTTTTGACTTGACTATCTGACAACATATAATAACACAAATCCAGCCATTCTCATAGTTGTGGGATCAAAAAAATGTGGATAACTTATAACAAAGGCAAAGCTGTCAAATTTTTGCGGGAGTTTGGGAGTGTTTGACGTGAGTTAGAGCTAATTATGCTCGATTTTGCAGGGGTGATGCGCAAGTTTAGGATGCATATGCTCACCTTGGACCTCTTATTTCACTGGTGCATCCACTTTTCTCCGAGGGGAATCATTTGCAGGCAAACAAAAACCCCGTGAAGTTTCACGGGGTTCCCTATTAACTGATCGGCTCGATGACAAGGTATCGGTTCGGATCGGTTCCTTCCGAATACGTTTCGATGTCCAATCGATTTGATAATGCGTTATGAATGACTTTCCTTTCATAGGAAGGCATCGGTTCCAGTTGAACTTTTCTTCCATTCCGGACGGCTTGATCGGCCATCCTTTCCGCAAATTGCTCCAATGATTGTTCGCGGCGTTCACGATAGTCGCCTACGTCAAGGCGCACAACTTTGAATTGCTCGGATGTTTTATTGGCGACGAGCTGGGCAAGCTGCTGCAAAGCATTCAATGTTTGACCTCGTTTGCCGATTAGGTATGCCGCTTTCTCGCTCTCCAATTGGAAAGATAAATATTTCCCATCCATTTCGTGTTTAACGACTAGATCGTCAATTCCCATCGCTTTGGCAATTTCCGTCACATAAGCTTTCGTTTCATTGATTGCCTGCTCGTCCGACATAGCTGGATCCTTGGCTTCCGCCTCGATTGTTTGCATTGCCAGTTCAACAGCCTGAGCTACTGTTTCATCTCCAATTGGCGGTTCTTCCGTTTCTGCCTGAATGTTTTCCTTCTTCTCTTCAAGTTCTTTCGCTTCTTGCTTGATTGGTTCTTTTAGTGTGACGGTCACTTCTGCTTCTCTTGCACCAAATCCGAGAAACCCTTTCTTTCCGGCATCCACTATTTCAATATCGACTTCTTCACGCGTAACATTGAGCTCTTGTAGGGCCGCCGCAATCGCAACCTCTACTGTTGCCCCCTTTCGCGTTATCTTTTTCATTTCCTTTTCCCTCCTACTTTTACAGGTTCCACTTCTTTTTTCTTAAATGGTTTGTAAATGAAGATATTCTGGATAATTGAAATGATATTACCGATAACCCAATAAAGTGCAAGTGCTGCTGGTAGGAATGTACCGAAAATAATGATCATGAAAGGCATGATATACATCATTGCTTTCATTTGAGGATTGTCCATTGCAGGACCTGTCCGTAAAACGACAAACTGCATGAGTCCTGCAACAACTGCCAGCGTAATGCTCGGCGCCGCAAGTTCGAACCAAAGAAATTTCCCGATTTCAATTTCCGGTGTAGCATTCATCCGGCTGATAGCATGATAAAGCCCGATGATGATCGGCATTTGAATCAAAACTGGCAGACATCCTGCAGCAGGATTGATTTTCTGCTCCGTCATCACCCTTTGCATTTCTTCGCGGTATTTTTGCTGCGTCACAGCATCCTTCGATTTGTATTTCTCTTTCAAGCCGGCAAGGATCGGCTGCATTTGCTGCATTCGCTTCGAATTTTGGGCTTGCTTGATCATTAATGGAAGCAAGACAAGTCGGATGATGATCGTTACTGCAATAATTCCTAGTCCATATGTACCGAGTAGGTCTTTGAATGTGACAATCAAGGACACTATCGGCCAGACAATGTATTTATTCCAAAAACCTTCGCTCGATTCATATATCGGTTGGTTGAATTCCGAACATCCGGCAAGGAATACTGACAACACGGTCAGCATAAGTAATAACGCGGCTCTTTTTTTCAAATCGTATCCCCCAAATCTGTTTCTATGAAATATCGGTGATTTCAGTTTATCATGAACATTTATTACGTTCTACTTCTTACTCAATAACGCCTCTACGCTTGTTTCGATTTGAAGGCTTTGGCGATCCTTAAAACATGCTGCAAGCTTTTTTTCGTTTCGTGGAAATCAAGTGTGGTCGCCTGATGTCTGGCGATAAT containing:
- the noc gene encoding nucleoid occlusion protein — its product is MKNTFSRFFGSGEKEPDLQNIDKTPQEKVDQVKIDLIKPNKYQPRTIFSEEKIEELARTIHTHGVIQPIVIRKSDDGYEIIAGERRFRAMKKLGWEEVPAIIRDLDDKETASIALIENLQREELTAIEEAYAYEKLLELHGLTQEALAQRLGKGQSTVANKLRLLKLPDEIKNSILTKEISERHARALISVKDAELQHKLFQEAIDEQLNVKQLEERIQQALNPVEEEKEKKKAVKRKSVSKDVRIALNTIRQSLALVTKSGINVKTEEEDTEEFYTITVKIPKKK
- the rsmG gene encoding 16S rRNA (guanine(527)-N(7))-methyltransferase RsmG translates to MNEEQFIEALKEQGISLSDHQLNQFNKYFQMLVEWNEKMNLTAITDAPSVYLKHFYDSITAAFYTDLTGSKSICDVGAGAGFPSIPLKICFPDLAVTIVDSLNKRITFLTELAKELELDNVRFIHSRAEDFGQDPKYREQFDIVTARAVARLSVLSELCLPLVKEGGIFISMKGAAAEEELQDAKKAIHVLGAELVEKFSFDLPMEESERNIFILNKIKKTPKKYPRKPGIPNKTPIK
- the mnmG gene encoding tRNA uridine-5-carboxymethylaminomethyl(34) synthesis enzyme MnmG; this encodes MPQFEAGTFDCIVIGAGHAGVEAALASAKMGASTLVLTMNLDMIAFMPCNPSLGGPAKGIVVREIDALGGAMGKVIDKTHIQMRMLNTGKGPAVRALRAQADKVLYQQEMKRVLEEQENLTLHQGVVEELIVEDGEVKGLVTQIGAIYRAKTVIITTGTFLRGEVIIGDLKYSSGPNNQMPAIKLAENLQELGLETVRFKTGTPPRINGNTIDYSKTEIQPGDDVPRAFSYETTQFIMDQLPCWLTYTTPQTHEIINENLHLSPMYSGMIKGKGPSYCPSIEDKIVRFADKSRHQIFLEPEGRNTKEYYVQGLSTSLPEHVQRRLIESVPGLEKAEMMRAGYAIEYDAIIATQLWPTLETKKIKNLYTAGQINGTSGYEEAAAQGIMAGINAASKVLGKEEVILGRSDAYIGVLIDDLVTKGTSEPYRLLTSRAEYRLLLRHDNADLRLTEIGYKLGMISEERHEKFLLKKQQIEEEIDRLRKVTIKPSEAVQEIIRESGGTELREPMKAADLLKRPEMKYEQIITVAPPEEEKSLEVAEQVEIFIKYEGYIEKSMQQVERMKKMENKRIPENIDYNAISGIAKEAKANLSAVRPLSIAQASRISGVNPADISILLVYIEQGKIAKITG
- the mnmE gene encoding tRNA uridine-5-carboxymethylaminomethyl(34) synthesis GTPase MnmE, translating into MHFDTIAAISTPMGEGAIAIVRLSGDEAIGIADKIFRSPSGKKLADEQSHTIHYGHLTDPSTDEIVEEVMVSIMKAPKTFTREDVVEVNCHGGVVAVNRVLNLVLKEGARLAEPGEFSKRAFLNGRIDLSQAEAVMDLIRAKTDRAMNVALNQMEGKLSRLIGELRQALLETLAQVEVNIDYPEYDDVEEVTIPLMIEKGTWVKEEIEKLLRTSSQGKILREGLSTVIVGRPNVGKSSLLNSLVQENKAIVTDIAGTTRDIIEEYVNVRGVPLRLVDTAGIRETEDIVERIGVERSRQVLKEADLILLVLNSSEPLTEEDIRLFEATEGMDLIVVINKTDLPQKIDMQQVRELAGTGAIVTTSILKEEGIDELEEAIAKLFFEGTLEAGDLTYVSNARHIALLHKAHKTIQDALSAAEAGVPVDMIQIDVTRTWELLGEIVGDTVQDSLINQLFSQFCLGK
- the jag gene encoding RNA-binding cell elongation regulator Jag/EloR, with amino-acid sequence MKKITRKGATVEVAIAAALQELNVTREEVDIEIVDAGKKGFLGFGAREAEVTVTLKEPIKQEAKELEEKKENIQAETEEPPIGDETVAQAVELAMQTIEAEAKDPAMSDEQAINETKAYVTEIAKAMGIDDLVVKHEMDGKYLSFQLESEKAAYLIGKRGQTLNALQQLAQLVANKTSEQFKVVRLDVGDYRERREQSLEQFAERMADQAVRNGRKVQLEPMPSYERKVIHNALSNRLDIETYSEGTDPNRYLVIEPIS
- the yidC gene encoding membrane protein insertase YidC, whose protein sequence is MKKRAALLLMLTVLSVFLAGCSEFNQPIYESSEGFWNKYIVWPIVSLIVTFKDLLGTYGLGIIAVTIIIRLVLLPLMIKQAQNSKRMQQMQPILAGLKEKYKSKDAVTQQKYREEMQRVMTEQKINPAAGCLPVLIQMPIIIGLYHAISRMNATPEIEIGKFLWFELAAPSITLAVVAGLMQFVVLRTGPAMDNPQMKAMMYIMPFMIIIFGTFLPAALALYWVIGNIISIIQNIFIYKPFKKKEVEPVKVGGKRK